One window from the genome of Bacillus tianshenii encodes:
- the nuoI gene encoding NADH-quinone oxidoreductase subunit NuoI has product MLGLAKGLKYTLKNLTKKGVTYDYPDKPLPLPDRFRGIQKFYPEKCIVCNQCANICPTDCIQLTGKKHPDPNKKGKVIDTYDINFEICILCDLCTEVCPTEAIVMTNNFELAEYSRDDLFKNLEWLDENDNNVRKENKA; this is encoded by the coding sequence ATGCTCGGCTTAGCCAAAGGTTTAAAATATACCCTTAAAAATTTAACGAAAAAAGGCGTCACATATGACTACCCAGACAAACCGTTACCGTTACCAGATCGGTTCCGCGGGATCCAGAAGTTTTACCCGGAAAAGTGTATTGTCTGTAACCAATGTGCGAACATTTGCCCGACAGATTGTATTCAGTTAACAGGGAAGAAACACCCTGACCCGAACAAAAAAGGAAAAGTCATTGATACGTATGATATTAACTTTGAAATCTGTATTTTATGTGACTTATGTACAGAGGTGTGTCCGACAGAGGCGATCGTGATGACGAATAACTTTGAGCTGGCAGAATATAGCCGTGACGATTTATTCAAGAATCTCGAATGGCTTGATGAGAACGATAACAATGTACGGAAGGAGAATAAGGCATGA
- the nuoH gene encoding NADH-quinone oxidoreductase subunit NuoH, producing MINNLLQSPPSLLTFGAFFALGAGLLAVVLGFVTYGILAERKVMGFMQARLGPSRVGGRWGLLQTVADVLKLLLKEDSIPKAADKPLFILAPVLAFAPAFMVLAVMPFTNAFHFADIGVGLLYYIAVSGITTIGVVTGGWASNNKYALLGGMRAAAQMISYEIPLVMSVIGVILFSGSLNLMDIVDAQKNVAYIFLQPIAFVVFFISAVAELNRAPFDLPEAESELVAGFHVEYSGFRWAFFMLAEYVYFFAMGSLITVLFLGGWNPIPYLGFIPGPVWFALKFSAVIFIMIWFRATFPRVRADQLMEFAWKVLLPIALANIFLTAVVKELFFK from the coding sequence ATGATTAACAATCTATTGCAATCACCTCCGAGTTTGTTAACATTCGGTGCGTTCTTTGCACTCGGCGCGGGGTTACTTGCAGTTGTATTAGGCTTCGTAACATATGGTATTCTTGCTGAACGTAAAGTAATGGGTTTTATGCAGGCACGTTTAGGTCCGTCGCGTGTCGGTGGGCGCTGGGGACTGCTTCAAACAGTTGCCGACGTATTAAAGCTATTATTGAAAGAAGATTCGATTCCGAAAGCAGCGGATAAGCCGCTCTTTATTCTTGCACCTGTACTTGCATTTGCACCGGCATTTATGGTGTTAGCGGTTATGCCGTTTACAAATGCCTTTCATTTTGCAGATATTGGAGTTGGGCTTCTCTATTACATTGCTGTCTCAGGGATTACGACAATAGGTGTTGTAACTGGGGGCTGGGCATCGAACAATAAATATGCCTTGCTCGGCGGTATGCGTGCCGCTGCCCAAATGATTTCCTACGAAATTCCGCTTGTTATGTCTGTTATCGGTGTTATCTTATTTTCCGGCAGCTTGAACTTAATGGACATTGTTGATGCACAGAAAAATGTTGCTTATATCTTCTTACAGCCAATTGCATTCGTTGTATTCTTTATTTCAGCAGTTGCAGAGTTGAACCGTGCGCCATTTGACTTGCCAGAGGCAGAATCAGAGCTTGTAGCCGGTTTCCATGTTGAATACTCAGGCTTCCGCTGGGCATTTTTTATGCTTGCAGAGTATGTGTATTTCTTCGCAATGGGCTCTCTTATTACAGTTCTATTCTTAGGTGGTTGGAACCCAATTCCTTATTTAGGTTTCATTCCAGGGCCAGTATGGTTCGCCTTGAAGTTCAGTGCGGTTATCTTCATCATGATTTGGTTCCGTGCCACGTTCCCGCGTGTCCGCGCCGATCAGCTGATGGAATTTGCATGGAAAGTGTTATTACCAATTGCGCTCGCAAATATCTTCCTTACAGCGGTCGTGAAAGAGCTATTCTTTAAATAA